In Macaca nemestrina isolate mMacNem1 chromosome 10, mMacNem.hap1, whole genome shotgun sequence, the genomic window ctgagattgtgccactgcactccagcctggccgacaaagcgagactctgtctcaaaaaaaaaaaaaaaaaaaaaaaaaaaaagtagagtagTATAAGgatgttatttagaaataaagaagtaaatgtTAGAAGAAACAGCCAAAGGATTTGATGAGTGCTTTGGGGAAGTGGAAATCAAGAGCGGGTATTtccataatttttctttataaatttggaaGTACTGTTTGACACCTTAAAGTATGTACATGCATTACTTTgataaaaactaaatgaaaaggTGTATCACTGCCCTCCAAAAACAGACAAGTAGGGTGGATTTGTGAAACGATCTTCAGGAAACCACAATTTAGACAAATTCACCAGTATTGAATACTTTGAGGGATTGTCATTGAAGCTGCTCAGTAATTATCTGAGAATTACCCAGAAATACGTGAAATAGCTTTTGGACTGGATTTTCCCATGTAGCATTGCCCACAGAAAACTAACAGTTCTTTCAGTAGAGAGCGTTTTATCTAATGAAGGCTTTCTGAGATAGGTTTCCAAGTGAAAGAATGCTGTGTAAACACTACATACTCATTAAGTGTTGAGTGAATGCAACCTGAAACAAAACAACTCAGCATCCTTAGGGCATAAAAGACACTATGTAGGTATAGCACAGCAATTCTATGTCTAGCTGAAGGAACATGGTTATTTCTAAGAGTGTATCTATGTACCTACCACACGTTTTTACTTCTTGCCTcataagcaattttaaaaatcagcgtATCATCTTTTAGATACAGATTTTTAGATACAGATTTTCAAAGGGGTAAGGCAGTAAGTTCCAGAACTCAGCCTGTTCGCCTGCCACTAACATTGAAATTACATTTGTTACAATAGTTCTGAGAGGGACTTGTGCAAAACCAAACAGCTGTTATATAATAActaaaaaggaaattagtatGCTATTAAGTAGAAAGTAGGCTATTACCAACTGGACTAacagaagtaaaacaaaatatatatgatCTTGCAGTGCAGGAAACAAGCCTCCTAGTTAGTGTGATTTATTTTGAACTATGTCAATAGGCCCTTTGTGAGGCAAGCAAGGGGGAAAATTAAAAGGCAGTTGTCATATGCACTGTAGACAGGTCGTAAGCAGTGAAGCCACCAACTTTGTTgtaacaaaaagcagtttcagaCAACACGTCTGCTTTTCCCTCTTAGTATAAAATTTGAAGGAAAGAACACACCTGAAGTGGGTGCCAGTGGCTAAATGGTAATTTATGGTTAACAAGAGTTGATGGCCCCAGGCCCCCTAGTCAGCCTGTACTTGAGATAGCTACCTGTTTTCTAGATGATAGCTGGATAAGAAATGTTAAGTGCATTATTGATATTAAATAGCTTGACTTCTTGTGTATACCTTTTGTTACAAGATAGTTTAAGTTTGCATAAGGTGGCAGAAAATGATTAGAATTTTAACTCACATGTTGTAAACATACCAGGTTTTACATACTTCACCCAGTTTTCTCTATTGTGGCCTTTTATATTTTACTTGTATTTGTAGCTTAACAAAATAAGATGAAATCGGCATTTGGGAAAATTGtgtaaaaaatgtgtattatttgaAATGCAGCTTTTCTACATATTTCAACCCTTGGCAGTATACTGGTATCAGTGCTGGTTTATagcctttttaataaaaattaatacaaggTAACCAAGTCCTTTTATGTCTTTGTACAGGAAACTCTTTATACAGTGAAACAGGAGGAGAGAAAAATGCAGCAATAAAGATAAATAAGGTTTGTTGAAACcaagaaaaatctttttcttaaataataacaCTTTAGGGTTATTTAGTCCATAAATAGCCAGTGCTTCAggtatatcaaaatatttaagtataacTATTATTTACCTATTAGAGATATTTTTATTTGCGGTTTCACTAactactttttacttttctagCCTCAGATATCAAATTGGAGTACAAATCAGTGCTTCAGAAATTTTTTCTGCaatatgttttcttctgttaGTCATCCTGGAGAATCTTCCTTTACCTCCTATAGAGCTTATTGGTtagtattttctacttttaatttatgCTGTTTATACTTGATGTTTAATTATTAACTTTGCTAGAAATTTAAACTCTAGGCCCAATAAAATCTGAAAGGCCCACCTTGGTttttttgctttagtttttttcttttttcttttttttaatttttggaatgtAAAGTAGCTCTAGCCAAGAGAAAACCTGTTAATTTGGGGAGCTTCTCTATTGTGCAATGATTGCCTATGCCAGTGtgctttgttttcattaataAGTTGTTCTATATAAGCTCTATATATGATAGAGAAGTAGGTTATTTATTAGATTGTGGGGATGTTACCTAAAGAAGAACCCTTTTAGAGCTGATCCATTCATCTTTGAATCCTAGTGACTGGCATGTAGATACAAAGTTGATATTTATGGAATTTGCAGATTAAATTGAGGCTTTAAAATCACGTATAGTTAGTTGAGCCAGCAGCACAGAATAAGATTGTGTGATTTAATTTTAGAGCTTGGCAAGGTACCAAAATATCTAAGTAGGCTTTTGAAAAGCTGAACTATGCCCATTTTTGGTTGCAGTCATCTCAccctcctttattttcttcttttttcttaggctTAGTTTCAAGTAGGAAACCATTGCAcctagaatttctttctttcaataatGAGGATATTACTCTGACttgactttatttaaaaaattctgtgacTTAAGATAGAAATTCAAgtgttatttttaacaaataaatacaattctaATTTGCGATATAAAAATTGTACTTATTTTAGGAATGAGTTTATTTTGAAAgtgtttaaatagaaaaaagctcaCATTCTGGTAAGTGTGATTCATAATGCTAGGTACAAAAACAGCTGCTATTCTTTGTACGACCTAATTGTTTTTTTGAACCTAAAATTGTGAGATTCTGATGAAGGTCTAAAATTTATCTTTTAGTACAGAATTTATAGAAGCCAGTGAAATCAGTACATTGATTAGGCAGAAGAGACATGAACTGGAATTGTCATGGTTTCCTGATACATTTCCTGGAATTGGAAGGTAAATATTATTTACTCAGATGTTTACATGCTAACGTGAACAAGATAGCATTAGTACTTAAATACAGGGGTACCTTATTCAGTTGTTATTTTCCTAAGGAAGTTTTGTGCAAATTAAACTTTGGTGTTTCAAATGCCCAACAAAGATTGTTACATAAAGGACCCCTTAGAAAGTAAAGAACCCTTAATTTATCTGTTTAACAAGTATAGCTGTGTATATGCTAGATTTATTTAAAAGGGAGAGAACCTGAATATTAAGATTTATTATTAGTAATACATCTGTCACCATTCCTGTACTGTTCTCCTGTTCTAGTCTTACCTGTATGCTGTCAGCTGAATCACACTTTTACCATATTCCTCTCCTCAAAAATGTTCTTCTAAATAACTATTTGATCAAGTGCCTACTCTACCCCGACACTCATGACTTTCTGTAATCTcgttttttatttcttagtttaGTCCTGAAGCTACTAAGATGGTGCTagatatgtaatatatacttaAATCAAGCTCCTAAGTTAAGATTAGGGTCGCTGCctgagtgttatgttaattcCTATAACATATTATGACTTTATTTTATATGTCACTATAATATAGTTCTGTATAGGGCATTCACCCTCTAGGAATGATGGCAGAACATAATAGAAGTCAAATGAAGAAGTCCAGATGTATGTACTATGAAACCCTTCCTTatagttacatatttttatacatgtacaagttatattttttttctccatgctTCTCTTCTCTTACTCCAGAATCTCACCTTATACTGAAACAGATAGTCTTTTGTTAGGAGACCtaaatgagtaagaaaaaaaaaagctgagaagTGGTTTGGGTTTGAATGGAGAAAATTTGAAGGGGAGGGAGTCTTAACAGATCTCTAGGGACACTGAGAACTTTGAAGAGCCATCCCCAGGTCGAGGAATTTTAGAATATAACATAGTGATATAAATCAGTTCCTTGGTTGCCtggaaaggagggagaaggatTACAAAGGAGTGTGAGGATACTTTCTGCAGGGGTGGAAACGTTCTCTTTCTTGATTGGGGTGGTGGTtaacacagacatatatatatatgtacacactttGGTCAAAAGTTACCAAATGTACTCTTAAAATCTGTGCATTTTATGTTGAATTACACCTcaaagttgattttatttttttagactaGTGAAGAACATGATGAAAGCTGGAAAATATCTTGTCAAAATactacataaattatttcaaagagaAACGTCTGTGTTAAGttgctttcatcttttctttgccatgaatttatcagaaaaacatagttttaaagatttttttctgaattgcAGCCAATTGGTAGCTATCTTCAGACAAGGAGTAACCTTGAAtttacatttttagttatttgggCAAAAAACGTTTAAGCACTGTATTTTAATATTGCTAACCTGATTTAGAGAATTAATACTTTTAGATTgctggtttaattttttaaaccatttaaacaaaaatatttttattatgttttcagAATTGCTTTTATACCCTGGAATGTTGAAACAGAAGTCCTTCCTCTCATTTCTTCTACGTTGCCAAGAACTATTTTTCCAACAAGTACCATATCTTTAGAACATTTTGGTAAAGTTTGTgaaatcattttctattttaaaaattgttgttattattttcttccagtttcaTAAAAATGTGTGTTTGATGACTTAGAAAAGCTGTAAAGTAAGGCATAGTAACTTGTAAATACTTCTATAAATATTTGGACAGCGACTTAACTTTAAAATTGCTTCAactagagtgtgtgtgtgtacatacacacactgtATGTatcctatatacacacacaatggaatattattctgctacaaaaagaaggaaatcttgtctTTTGtgtcaacatggatgaacctggaggaaattatactaagtgaataaggcaggcacagaaagaaataccacatgatccacttacatgtggaatctaaaaaagttgatctcatagaactAGACTATAGACTAGGGCGTGGGGTAGCCTGGTGGGGTGGAGGTTGTTGGTCAATGGATAGAAAGTTTCAGCTAGATAGAATAAGTTCTAAAGGTCTATTGTGTAACGTGATGACTATAATAATGCAGTTGACCCTTGAAAAACACAGGTTTTAACTGGGTGGCGATATTTatacatgaatttaaaaaaataaatatatcggaaaatttttggagatttgcaacaatgaaaaaacagacaaatcgCATAGTCTATAAATAgtgaaaaaattaaggaaaaggtATGTCATTAATGCAtgaaatatatgtagatactagtctatttcatcatttactaccataaaatatatacatatctatgataaaaagttaaaatttatcaaaacataTACACACTCAAACTACATGGTTCCACCATTTGCAGTCATGAGAAATGTAAACAGCTGTAAAGATACAGTATTAACTCATAACTgtgtaaaattaaatatagtGCATATTTACCAGTGTAACAATTTTTGTGGCTGCCACCTGTTGCTATTTTGGTGAGCTCAagtggaggctgaggctacaatgtgctgtgattgcaccactgcactgcagcctgtgcaacagaacaagggcctgtctcaaaaaaaaaaaaaaaaaaaacctgcaaaacTTGGTGTAATGTAATCATCTCCATGTGagcatttgtctttctgataGATTGCATatcacagtaaaaagtgatctcttgcAGTGCTTGCGTATTTTTCATAGTGTTTAGTGCAATACTGTAAACCTTGAGTAACACCTTTGGGACCCACATGAAGTGCCATTAGTGATGTAGGAAGTGTTCCCAAGAAGCAAAGTTATGGCTTTATGAGAAGAAGTTTAATTCCTTGGTAGGAACTGATCGAGATCTATAGCTACAATTGCCCACCATTTCAGACAGATGATTCATCTTGTAAACaaatgatatattaaaaaaaaaatgatacaaactTAGGGTATCAATAAATACAGTACAGCACTGCAATGTATTTTCTCTTATGGTTTTTGTAATAACCTTTAGCTtcttttattgtaagaatacagtatgtaacacatataacattaaaaatatgttaattcaCTGTTATCGGTGAGGAGTCTGGTGAACAACAGTTAAGTTTCGGGGAGTAAAAACTATGCCAATTTTTGACTGTGTGGGGGGTTGGTGCTCCTAATCCCTTTGTTGTTAAAGGGTCAACTATATCTGAAAATTGCTGGAGAGTGGATGTAAAGTGTTCCCACTAAACAaattgtaactatgtgaggtagCACATATATTAAGTAGCTAGATTTGGTCATTCCACAATGTTTatgtacttcaaaacatcatgttgtatatgGTAAACACATACAGTTTTATCTGTcagtcagttttaaaaataaaaaatattccaaCTAGAAACTCTCTTCTACAGTTTTTAGAAATTACAACTTGGAGGCTTTGAGGAGCTGATTCGAAGTCTCCTGTTTCAGGCTTTCATATCCAAACCATAGATCTTTAGAAGTAACATCtgttaattaattattaataaatagttTGAGTCTTTATTAATTCATGAATAACTTgaccattttctctctccttttgccTAGATAATCCCAGgtcatggctgggcgcagtagctcacgcctgtattcccagcacttttgggaggccgaggcaggcagatcacttgatttcagcttgggcaacatggcgaaaccctgtctctattaaaaatacaaaatagctggacatggtagcgcgtgcctgtagtcccagctacccaggaggctgaggcgggaggatcgcttgagcctgggaggttgaggcttctgTGAGCGATGATTGCTCcagtgatcacaccattgcactccagcctgggtgacagagtgagaccctgtctctgaaaaaaaaaaaaaaattaagcaagtaGCAGTTACGAGAccaaaagttattttccttttttttctctataaaattGCCCACTTGGACCAAATCTAGTTATAACTTATTTCAGTGTCATTAAGAAAGTTGATGAATACCTCATATTACTCAGAGGTTAGTAGCTGTGcatttattaatagttttatttgtaagtattttgtTTCACTCTGTTGCAGACTGTTTTATGCTAAAATTAGCTAAAGCCAAATTACTGTTtcttaaaacacatattttttaccctttatttttttaaaaaaatattaggtACTTCTTGCAAAGGATATGCATTAGCACATCCtcaagaaggggaagaaaagaagcaaactTCTGGTACATCAAATACCAGAGGATCAAGACGGAAACCTGCAATGACAACTCCTACAAGGAGGTCTACACGTAACACAAGAGCCGAAACAGCCAGTCAGTCTCAGAGATCCCCAATATCAAACAATTCTGGGTGTGATGCCCCAGGTAACAGTAATCCATCTTTAAGTGTTCCCTCTTCAGCTGAGTCAGAAAAGCAAACAAGACAGGCTCCAAAACGGAAGTctgtaagaagaggaagaaaaccaCCTTTACTGAAAAAGAAACTTCGGAGCTCTGTAGCTGCCCCTGAAAAATCATCTTCCAATGATTCAGTAGATGAAGAAACAGCAGAATCTGACACATCACCTGTGTTAGAAAAAGagcaccaatcagatgtagacaGTAGTAACATTTGTACTGTGCAGACACATGTAGAAAACCAGTCTGCTGATTGCTTGAAAAGTTGCAATGAGCAAATAGAAGAAAGTAAGAAGCATACTGCAAATCATGATACAGAGGAAAGAGTAGAATCTTCATCTTCTGAGTCTTGTGCTCAGGATCCTCCTATGCTAGTTGGTGAGGAAGGGGAAGTTAAAAAACTTGAGAATACAGGTATAGAGGCTAAAGTTTTGTGTTTGGAAAGTGagacttctaaaaatatttttgaaaaaggagGTGATCCATTGGAAAAGCCAGACCCGATATCTGGACTTTCAGAATCAGAGGTAAAGGCAGATATATGTACAGTTCATCTTCCAAATGATTTCCCTACATGTTTAACATCTGAAAGCAAAGTGCACCAACCTGTATCTAGTCCCCTAAGTGAGTTATCTGAGAATGTAGAGTCAGTggttaatgaagaaaaaatgacaGAGAGTTCCATAGTAGAAGTTACTGAACATAAAGATTCTACACTAAAAACAGAGGAGCTTATAGAGAGCCCCAAGTTAAAATCTTCTGAGGGTGAAATTATACAAACGGTGGACGGACAATCTACTGAGAGCCCAGAGGTTCAATTGCTTGGGCATGTTGAAACTGAAGATGTAGAAATAATTGCAACATGTGATACTTTTGGGAATGAAGATTTCAATAATGTTCAAGactctgaaaataatttattaaaaaataatcttatgAACACCAAATTGGAAAAATCtttagaagaaaagaatgaatcgCTGACCGAACATCCTGGATCTACAGAGTTGCCTAAAACACACATTGAACAGATTCAGAAGCATTTTAGTGAGGACAACAATGAAATGATACCTATGGAGTGTGATTCATTTTGCAGTGACCAAAATGAATGTGAAGTTGAACCATCTGTAAATGCTGATCTTAAGCAAATGAATGACAATTCTGTGACACACAGTTCCGAAAATAATATGCCATCTTCTGATCTTGCAGATGAAAAGGTTGAAACTGTTTCTCAACCATCTGAAAGCCCAAAAGATACCATAGATAAAGCCAGAAAGCCTCGTACTCGAAGATCTAGATTTCATTCTCCATCTACAACTTGGTCTCCCAACAAAGACACTCCACAAGAAAAGAAGCGGCCCCAGTCTCCATCTCCCAGAAGAGAAActgggaaggaaagcaggaagtcTCAATCACCATCTCCTAAGAATGAGTCAGCCAGAGGCCGGAAAAAATCCCGTTCTCAGTCCCCAAAAAAAGATATTGCAAGAGAAAGGAGACAATCTCAGTCTCGGTCTCCAAAAAGGGATACTACTAGGGAAAGCAGAAGATCTGAATCACTGTCACCAAGAAGAGAAACTTCTAGAGAGAACAAAAGATCTCAGCCAAGAGTGAAAGATTCCTCCCCAGGAGAAAAATCCAGGTCCCAGAGCAGAGAACGAGAAAGTGATAGAGAtgggcagaggagagagagagagaggagaaccAGAAAGTGGTCTAGGTCCAGATCTCATTCTAGGTCCCCCTCAAGATGTAGAGCAAAAAGTAAGAGTTCATCGTTTGGTAGAATTGACAGAGATAGTTACTCTCCCCGGTGGAAGGGAAGATGGGCAAATGATGGTTGGAGATGTCCACGAGGAAATGATCGGTACAGAAAGAATgacccagagaaacagaatgaaaatacaagaaaagaaaaaaatgacatccATCTAGATGCTGATGATCCAAATTCTGCTGACAAACATAGAAATGACTGTCCCAGTTggataacagaaaaaataaactctGGGCCTGATCCAAGAACCAGAAATccagaaaagttgaaagagtCTCACtgggaagaaaatagaaatgaaaattcaggaaattctTGGAATAAAAACTTTGGTTCTGGTTGGGTATCTAACCGTGGTAGAGGCAGAGGCAACCGTGGCAGAGGCACTTACAGAAGTAGTTTTGCCTATAAAGATCAGAATGAAAATAGGTGGCAAAATCGAAAACCACTCTCAGGGAATTCAAACAGTTCAGGGAGTGAATCTTTCAAGTTTGTGGAACAGCAGTCCTATAAGCGGAAAAGTGAACAGGAGTTCTCATTTGATACACCAGCAGATAGATCTGGATGGACATCTGCATCTAGCTGGGCTGTGAGAAAGACTTTGCCAGCAGATGTACAAAACTACTACTCGCGACGAGGCAGAAATTCTACAGGTCCACAGTCTGGATGGATGAAACAAGAGGAGGAAACATCTGGACAGGGTAATGTATTCTTGTTGGTTTATTGATACTGTTTTATTcgaataattataaatttaatatgtTATTTGTATGAGTTGAAATGATCcttatttgtagtttttataaCAAGCTGAACCCTAGTTGTTTGCAGGTCACTTtgcattatataaatgtatatacacgCACATTTATCTACATAAGTATATTATTAACGCTACCTCTGCTCCAGACCTTGccaaagacttaaatattttcAGCACTGTTTGCTACAACAGAAGAGTTTGGGATATTCCTATGCAGGATTTAACCTCTAATTTGTTGATTTCAGATatgtatacttttaatttttttgataattgttctcatacaaataaaataagccaTTGTTTTAATAGTAAagatttatatttcctttttttttcttgttaagaaCATTGCAAGAAAAAGGCTGTTGAAGATATAAAAATTGAATAATCTTATAATTTAGTAACtaaattttatgtgattttttttaactagtCAGTTTCTTGAGCTACTGATTGTTGATGTATGTTTTGCATGAACTTActcttaaaacatattttcaggtgaatgtttgttttgttttttgaggtggagtttctctttttttgcccaggctagagtgcaatggcatgatctctgcttactgcagcctccaccccctgggctccagcgattctccagcctcccaaatagctgggattacaggcgcccaccaccacacctagctaatttttgtaattttttagtagagatggggtttcaccatgttggccaggctgctctcgaactcctgacctcaggtgatccgcctgcctcagcctcccaaagtgctgggattacaagcttgcaccaccgcacctggccaaatgttttctttcagttaGAAAATCAGTTCACATTATTTAGAAATGACAGGATAAAATTAAGCAGTTGGAGATTGGTACTGTTATACTGAGCCTATTAATTGCTATTTAATTTTACTGTAACCAGTGGTTGTTTCTCTGTCTATAGAGATTtataacatgatttttttcacaagctttttttcttttgatagatTCTAGCCTAAAAGACCAAACAAACCAGCAAGTTGATGGTTCTCAGCTACCTATAAATATGATGCAACCACAAATGAATGTAATGCAGCAACAAATGAATGCACAACACCAGCCTATGAATATCTTCCCATATCCAGTGGGTGTTCATACTCCTTTGATGAACATCCAGCGCAATCCATTTAATGTTCATCCTCAGCTACCCTTGCATCTCCACACAGGAGTGCCCCTCATGCAGGTAGCCGCTCCTACCGGTGTATCTCAGggattaccaccaccaccacctcctcccccACCATCCCAACAAGTCAACTACATTACTTCACAACCAGATGGAAAGCAATTGCAGGTATGTTTTTAGCAATTCAAGTTTAATCAATATAGCCATTGTAAACATTTAGCTGTTCAGGACAGATGTTCAAAAAAAGGCATCCTGGCATTCAAAAACaatttgtttatttgattttagTTATGGTAAACCTTCATAGTCCCTCTTTCACTATCCTTCTCAAAACCCCCCAACTCccaaattagaaaattaattaaatacttaTTACCAAATCCAAGCTACATATATGCTGTTACTTATATCtgaacaggatttttttttttcatattaagtaAACCAAATTATAAACCAAATTAGGATCAAGTGGTGGGCGCTTTACATTTTTCTGCTGTTTTGCATTGTTTATGGGGGGTGTATGGGGCGGTGGAAATTAGTGATTAAGTACTATGATGAAGTTTTTATTGTCTTGTTCAGACAAACACTAGATAAAGCCGTTCATTATCCATTATCATCTGTGTTTCATTTTCATGAATTTATCATgctgaaaagaaaggagaagtgcCTCTGTGAGAcatagaaaatttgaataatttGCAAACATTGTGTTGCTTATAATTTTATGactgcctttaaaaaattttagaatcctaggcgggcacggtggctcacacctgttatcccagcacgttgggaggccaaggcaggtggatcagttgaagtcaggagttcgtgaccagcttggccaacatggtgaaaccccatctctaccaaaaatacaaaaattaggccaggcacggtggctcacgcctgtaatcccagcactttgggaggccaaggtggacggatcacgagctcaggatcagcctggccaacatggtgaaaccctgcctctactaaaaatacaaaaattagctgggtgtggtggcgggcacctgtaatcccagctactcaggaagctgaggctggagaattgcttgaactcaggaggtggagggtgcagtgagctgagatcgtgccactgcactccagcctgggtgacagagcaagactctgtctcgaaaaaaatatatatacaaaaattagccaggcgtggtgatgcatgcctgtaatcccagctacttggaggctgaggcttgagaatcacttgaaccagtagtcagagattgcattgagccaagattgcgccactgaactctagcgtgggagagagtgagacttcgtctcaaaataaataaataaataaataaataaaagtagaatcCTGACAGTACGATAGCGTTGAAAGAATAGGGAAATTGGATTTTAGTATTTTGTATCTTAATCTTTTTCTTCTATCAACTTACTACAAGCCATTTGATTTTACTGCCTTATTTTTTCCAATCTTTAAAGTGGGGGCacttattttcattaatattccTGAAGATCCTTGCAGGAAAGATACAGTTCTTTAAAAGCTCTTCTCCTCCTTGTTTTTAGTGTTGCTGTCAGAATGTTACAatccatatatataatttaaaactcaTCTTGACATATCTAAGGCCCTGTTTAAGAGtgttaatcatttttctttaaagggcCCTTTAGATATAATTACCtgaaatatgcatttttctttaGTACTAAGGTTggtttgctttgtg contains:
- the LOC105470090 gene encoding protein SCAF11 isoform X1: MKKKTVYTLNMGDKKYEDMEGEENGDNTVPTGLLYSEADRCPICLNCLLEKEVGFPESCNHVFCMTCILKWAETLASCPIDRKPFQAVFKFSALEGYVKVQVKKQLRETKNRKNENSFEKQFSCHENSKSCIRRKAIIREDLLSAKVCDLKLIHRNSLYSETGGEKNAAIKINKPQISNWSTNQCFRNFFCNMFSSVSHPGESSFTSYRAYCTEFIEASEISTLIRQKRHELELSWFPDTFPGIGRIAFIPWNVETEVLPLISSTLPRTIFPTSTISLEHFGTSCKGYALAHPQEGEEKKQTSGTSNTRGSRRKPAMTTPTRRSTRNTRAETASQSQRSPISNNSGCDAPGNSNPSLSVPSSAESEKQTRQAPKRKSVRRGRKPPLLKKKLRSSVAAPEKSSSNDSVDEETAESDTSPVLEKEHQSDVDSSNICTVQTHVENQSADCLKSCNEQIEESKKHTANHDTEERVESSSSESCAQDPPMLVGEEGEVKKLENTGIEAKVLCLESETSKNIFEKGGDPLEKPDPISGLSESEVKADICTVHLPNDFPTCLTSESKVHQPVSSPLSELSENVESVVNEEKMTESSIVEVTEHKDSTLKTEELIESPKLKSSEGEIIQTVDGQSTESPEVQLLGHVETEDVEIIATCDTFGNEDFNNVQDSENNLLKNNLMNTKLEKSLEEKNESLTEHPGSTELPKTHIEQIQKHFSEDNNEMIPMECDSFCSDQNECEVEPSVNADLKQMNDNSVTHSSENNMPSSDLADEKVETVSQPSESPKDTIDKARKPRTRRSRFHSPSTTWSPNKDTPQEKKRPQSPSPRRETGKESRKSQSPSPKNESARGRKKSRSQSPKKDIARERRQSQSRSPKRDTTRESRRSESLSPRRETSRENKRSQPRVKDSSPGEKSRSQSRERESDRDGQRRERERRTRKWSRSRSHSRSPSRCRAKSKSSSFGRIDRDSYSPRWKGRWANDGWRCPRGNDRYRKNDPEKQNENTRKEKNDIHLDADDPNSADKHRNDCPSWITEKINSGPDPRTRNPEKLKESHWEENRNENSGNSWNKNFGSGWVSNRGRGRGNRGRGTYRSSFAYKDQNENRWQNRKPLSGNSNSSGSESFKFVEQQSYKRKSEQEFSFDTPADRSGWTSASSWAVRKTLPADVQNYYSRRGRNSTGPQSGWMKQEEETSGQDSSLKDQTNQQVDGSQLPINMMQPQMNVMQQQMNAQHQPMNIFPYPVGVHTPLMNIQRNPFNVHPQLPLHLHTGVPLMQVAAPTGVSQGLPPPPPPPPPSQQVNYITSQPDGKQLQGIPSSSHVSNNMSTPVLPAPTAAPGNTGTVQGPSSGNTSSSSHSKASIAAVKLAESKVSVTVEASADSSKTDKKLQIQEKAAQEVKLAIKPFYQNKDITKEEYKEIVRKAVDKVCHSKSGEVNSTKVANLVKAYVDKYKYSRKGSQKKTLEEPVSTEKNIG
- the LOC105470090 gene encoding protein SCAF11 isoform X2; the encoded protein is MKKKTVYTLNMGDKKYEDMEGEENGDNTVPTGLLYSEADRCPICLNCLLEKEVGFPESCNHVFCMTCILKWAETLASCPIDRKPFQAVFKFSALEGYVKVQVKKQLRETKNRKNENSFEKQFSCHENSKSCIRRKAIIREDLLSAKVCDLKLIHRNSLYSETGGEKNAAIKINKPQISNWSTNQCFRNFFCNMFSSVSHPGESSFTSYRAYCTEFIEASEISTLIRQKRHELELSWFPDTFPGIGRIAFIPWNVETEVLPLISSTLPRTIFPTSTISLEHFGTSCKGYALAHPQEGEEKKQTSGTSNTRGSRRKPAMTTPTRRSTRNTRAETASQSQRSPISNNSGCDAPGNSNPSLSVPSSAESEKQTRQAPKRKSVRRGRKPPLLKKKLRSSVAAPEKSSSNDSVDEETAESDTSPVLEKEHQSDVDSSNICTVQTHVENQSADCLKSCNEQIEESKKHTANHDTEERVESSSSESCAQDPPMLVGEEGEVKKLENTGIEAKVLCLESETSKNIFEKGGDPLEKPDPISGLSESEVKADICTVHLPNDFPTCLTSESKVHQPVSSPLSELSENVESVVNEEKMTESSIVEVTEHKDSTLKTEELIESPKLKSSEGEIIQTVDGQSTESPEVQLLGHVETEDVEIIATCDTFGNEDFNNVQDSENNLLKNNLMNTKLEKSLEEKNESLTEHPGSTELPKTHIEQIQKHFSEDNNEMIPMECDSFCSDQNECEVEPSVNADLKQMNDNSVTHSSENNMPSSDLADEKVETVSQPSESPKDTIDKARKPRTRRSRFHSPSTTWSPNKDTPQEKKRPQSPSPRRETGKESRKSQSPSPKNESARGRKKSRSQSPKKDIARERRQSQSRSPKRDTTRESRRSESLSPRRETSRENKRSQPRVKDSSPGEKSRSQSRERESDRDGQRRERERRTRKWSRSRSHSRSPSRCRAKSKSSSFGRIDRDSYSPRWKGRWANDGWRCPRGNDRYRKNDPEKQNENTRKEKNDIHLDADDPNSADKHRNDCPSWITEKINSGPDPRTRNPEKLKESHWEENRNENSGNSWNKNFGSGWVSNRGRGRGNRGRGTYRSSFAYKDQNENRWQNRKPLSGNSNSSGSESFKFVEQQSYKRKSEQEFSFDTPADRSGWTSASSWAVRKTLPADVQNYYSRRGRNSTGPQSGWMKQEEETSGQDSSLKDQTNQQVDGSQLPINMMQPQMNVMQQQMNAQHQPMNIFPYPVGVHTPLMNIQRNPFNVHPQLPLHLHTGVPLMQVAAPTGVSQGLPPPPPPPPPSQQVNYITSQPDGKQLQGIPSSSHVSNNMSTPVLPAPTAAPGNTGTVQGPSSGNTSSSSHSKASIAAVKLAESKKLQIQEKAAQEVKLAIKPFYQNKDITKEEYKEIVRKAVDKVCHSKSGEVNSTKVANLVKAYVDKYKYSRKGSQKKTLEEPVSTEKNIG